A window from Streptomyces sp. NBC_00271 encodes these proteins:
- a CDS encoding GNAT family N-acetyltransferase has protein sequence MPVPLIRIATLDDEDALGRLDRVTWSTLHAVMPRPQPPYEPFYNERFGPRDHHVAELDGVLVGYIRLGYPTPLACNSHVRQIQGLVVAEEARHAGVGRGLLRAVMDGARRQGARRITLRVLGHNAPARKLYESEGFQVEGVLPEEFLLDGDYVDDVFMGRFL, from the coding sequence ATGCCGGTACCGCTCATACGCATCGCCACCCTCGACGACGAGGACGCGCTCGGCCGTCTCGACCGTGTCACCTGGTCCACCCTGCACGCCGTCATGCCGCGCCCCCAGCCGCCGTACGAACCCTTCTACAACGAGCGGTTCGGCCCCCGGGACCATCACGTCGCCGAACTCGACGGCGTCCTCGTCGGCTACATCCGGCTGGGCTATCCCACGCCCCTCGCCTGCAACTCCCACGTCCGGCAGATCCAGGGACTTGTCGTCGCCGAGGAGGCGCGCCACGCGGGCGTCGGACGAGGGCTGCTGCGGGCCGTGATGGACGGGGCCCGACGGCAGGGCGCCCGGCGGATCACGCTGCGCGTCCTCGGGCACAACGCCCCGGCACGGAAGCTGTACGAGTCCGAGGGCTTCCAGGTGGAGGGTGTCCTGCCCGAGGAGTTCCTGCTCGACGGCGACTACGTCGACGACGTGTTCATGGGCCGCTTTCTCTGA
- the lipA gene encoding lipoyl synthase, with the protein MSAVAPDGRKMLRLEVRNAQTPIERKPEWIKTRAKMGPEYTKMQNLVKSEGLHTVCQEAGCPNIYECWEDREATFLIGGDQCTRRCDFCQIDTGKPEALDRDEPRRVGESVVTMDLNYATITGVARDDLEDGGAWLYAETVRQIHLQTAEREAGRTKVELLAPDFNAEPAQLAEVFSSRPEVFAHNVETVPRIFKRIRPGFRYERSLKVITEARDYGLVTKSNLILGMGETREEVSEALTQLHEAGCELVTITQYLRPSVRHHPVERWVKPHEFVELKEEAEQIGFSGVMSGPLVRSSYRAGRLYQMAIEKRGAYVASQAV; encoded by the coding sequence GTGTCCGCAGTCGCACCCGACGGACGCAAAATGCTGCGCCTGGAGGTCCGGAACGCCCAGACCCCCATCGAGCGCAAGCCCGAGTGGATCAAGACCCGGGCGAAAATGGGCCCCGAGTACACCAAGATGCAGAACCTCGTGAAGAGCGAGGGCCTGCACACGGTCTGCCAGGAGGCGGGCTGCCCCAACATCTACGAGTGCTGGGAAGACCGCGAGGCCACGTTCCTGATCGGCGGCGACCAGTGCACCCGGCGCTGCGACTTCTGCCAGATCGACACGGGCAAGCCGGAGGCACTCGACCGCGACGAGCCCCGTCGCGTGGGCGAGTCCGTGGTCACGATGGACCTGAACTACGCCACCATCACCGGCGTCGCCCGCGACGACCTGGAGGACGGCGGGGCGTGGCTGTACGCCGAGACGGTCCGCCAGATCCACCTGCAGACGGCGGAGCGCGAGGCCGGCCGCACCAAGGTCGAACTCCTCGCCCCCGACTTCAACGCCGAGCCCGCCCAGCTCGCCGAGGTCTTCTCGTCCCGCCCCGAGGTCTTCGCGCACAACGTCGAGACGGTCCCCCGGATCTTCAAGCGCATCCGCCCGGGCTTCCGCTACGAGCGCTCGCTGAAGGTCATCACCGAGGCGCGCGACTACGGTCTGGTCACGAAGTCGAACCTCATCCTCGGCATGGGCGAGACCCGCGAAGAGGTCAGCGAGGCCCTCACGCAGCTGCACGAGGCGGGCTGCGAGCTGGTGACCATCACGCAGTACCTGCGTCCCTCCGTGCGCCACCACCCCGTGGAGCGCTGGGTCAAGCCGCACGAGTTCGTGGAGCTGAAGGAGGAGGCCGAGCAGATCGGCTTCTCCGGTGTCATGTCGGGCCCGCTGGTGCGCTCCTCGTACCGCGCCGGTCGGCTGTACCAGATGGCCATCGAGAAGCGTGGCGCGTACGTCGCCTCGCAGGCGGTCTGA
- a CDS encoding NAD(P)/FAD-dependent oxidoreductase → MLEPVCKADVDVVIVGAGAAGLAAAQHLTRAGLTTKVLEAAPTVGGRMTTEKVDGFRLDRIGRLLSTSYPELHRTPGLNTLALRPFSPGVLLHSDGRHHRAAAPATPRSARGALTAARALASAPRLPRSQSSRPGPLGGHLDQTRLATALARLAVTPPERLLTRPDLPTAQALTTRGLPPRTVDGFLRPLLAALLCDPALTTSSRAADLALHSFASGRLCLPEGGADTLPELLAASLPPGTVHTGVEVTAVSTTTVTTKDHGELTCRAILLATGARAAARLLPGLRVPAFHPVTVLHHTTDEPPLTDPALLLDADRSGPVAQTAVISQVDPSRAPAGRALVSSTVLGTPPAATHLDTAVRAQLARLYGTSTTRWELLAVHHTRDAVPAMPPPHDLRRPVRLLAGLYVCGDHRDTGTVQGALHSGRRAAHALLMDLGARPAATEERLETAA, encoded by the coding sequence GTGCTAGAGCCCGTATGCAAGGCGGACGTGGACGTCGTCATCGTCGGGGCCGGAGCCGCGGGACTCGCGGCCGCCCAGCACCTGACCAGGGCGGGCCTCACGACGAAGGTTCTGGAGGCCGCCCCCACCGTGGGCGGCCGCATGACGACGGAGAAGGTGGACGGCTTCCGGCTCGACCGCATCGGCCGGCTCCTGTCCACCTCGTACCCCGAACTGCACCGCACCCCGGGCCTGAACACCCTGGCCCTGCGCCCGTTCTCCCCGGGCGTGCTGCTGCACAGCGACGGCCGTCACCACCGCGCCGCCGCCCCCGCCACCCCCCGGAGCGCAAGGGGCGCACTCACCGCCGCACGCGCCCTCGCGAGCGCCCCCCGTCTCCCCCGGAGCCAGTCCTCCCGCCCCGGCCCCCTCGGCGGCCACCTCGACCAGACCCGCCTGGCCACCGCCCTCGCCCGCCTCGCCGTCACACCACCCGAACGCCTCCTCACCCGCCCCGACCTCCCCACCGCACAGGCGCTGACCACCCGTGGTCTGCCGCCCCGTACGGTCGACGGCTTTCTGCGCCCCCTGCTCGCCGCACTCCTGTGCGACCCGGCCCTCACCACCTCCAGCCGCGCCGCCGACCTCGCCCTGCATTCGTTCGCGTCGGGCCGGCTGTGTCTGCCGGAGGGCGGCGCGGACACCCTGCCGGAGCTTCTGGCGGCCTCCCTGCCCCCGGGCACCGTCCACACCGGCGTCGAGGTCACCGCGGTCTCCACGACCACCGTGACGACGAAGGACCACGGCGAACTCACCTGCCGGGCCATCCTGCTGGCGACCGGAGCCCGCGCCGCGGCCCGGCTGCTGCCCGGTCTGCGCGTCCCGGCCTTCCATCCGGTGACGGTCCTGCACCACACCACGGACGAGCCCCCGTTGACCGACCCGGCCCTCCTGCTGGACGCCGACCGGAGCGGCCCGGTGGCGCAGACGGCGGTCATCAGCCAGGTCGACCCGTCCCGCGCCCCCGCCGGACGGGCGCTCGTCTCCTCGACGGTGCTGGGCACTCCCCCGGCCGCCACCCACCTGGACACCGCGGTCCGCGCCCAACTGGCCCGCCTCTACGGCACGTCGACGACCCGCTGGGAACTCCTCGCCGTCCACCACACCCGTGACGCGGTCCCCGCGATGCCCCCGCCGCACGACCTGCGCCGCCCTGTACGCCTCCTGGCGGGCCTGTACGTCTGCGGGGACCACCGGGACACCGGCACGGTCCAGGGCGCCCTGCATTCGGGCCGCCGGGCCGCCCACGCCCTCCTGATGGACCTGGGCGCCCGTCCGGCCGCGACGGAGGAGCGTCTGGAAACGGCGGCCTGA
- a CDS encoding RDD family protein: MDNRQAIGSWLSGPRAALEDAGADLGYRGAQLGLPEQGPGSIARPGRRLGALAIDWALCLLIAYGLLTHGYKPGSTGNWALLVFFVLGVLTVGTVGFTPGKRLLGLRIVPEGGGRLNPLRVLLRTALLCVAIPALIWDRDGRGLHDRMARTIEVRA; this comes from the coding sequence GTGGACAACAGGCAAGCAATCGGATCGTGGCTCTCCGGACCCCGCGCGGCCCTGGAGGACGCCGGTGCCGACCTCGGATACCGGGGTGCACAGCTGGGTCTGCCGGAACAGGGCCCCGGCTCCATCGCCCGCCCCGGCCGCAGGCTGGGTGCCCTCGCCATCGACTGGGCCCTGTGCCTGTTGATCGCATACGGACTGCTCACCCACGGCTACAAGCCGGGGTCGACGGGTAACTGGGCCCTGCTCGTCTTCTTCGTCCTGGGCGTCCTGACCGTCGGCACGGTCGGCTTCACCCCGGGCAAGCGCCTCCTGGGCCTGCGGATCGTCCCCGAGGGCGGCGGCCGTCTCAACCCGCTGCGCGTCCTGCTGCGCACCGCCCTGCTGTGCGTGGCCATCCCCGCCCTGATCTGGGACCGCGACGGCCGCGGCCTGCACGACCGCATGGCCCGCACGATCGAGGTCCGGGCTTAG
- a CDS encoding TIGR01777 family oxidoreductase, whose translation MNDSPLAPDSRRSRIAIAGASGLIGSALTRSLTADGHEVVRLVRRAPRGKDEVRWDPDGQRMDAAGLAGCAAVVNLAGAGVASRRWTEAYKRKILDSRVRGTATLAAAVAALDERPGVFVNGSAIGFYGETGDRVVDESAPPGEGFLPSVCVAWEGAAEPAREAGVRTVFARTGLVVAREGGAWGKLFPLFRAGLGGRMGDGRQYWSYISLHDEVAAIRHLIDTSSLSGPVNLTAPTPLTNREITEAMGRVLHRPTVFPTPAPLLRLALGDMSGDILGSQRVHPTRLLSSGFTFAFPTIEGALRAALH comes from the coding sequence ATGAACGACTCACCGCTCGCTCCGGATTCCCGTAGGTCCCGCATCGCGATCGCCGGTGCGTCCGGCCTGATCGGTTCGGCGCTGACGCGCTCCTTGACCGCGGACGGACACGAGGTGGTCCGCCTCGTACGGCGTGCGCCCCGCGGGAAGGACGAGGTGCGGTGGGATCCGGACGGGCAGCGGATGGACGCCGCGGGGCTCGCCGGGTGCGCGGCGGTGGTCAATCTCGCGGGGGCGGGGGTCGCTTCGCGGCGGTGGACGGAGGCGTACAAGCGGAAGATCCTGGACAGCCGGGTGCGGGGGACGGCGACGCTGGCCGCGGCGGTGGCCGCTCTGGACGAGCGGCCGGGGGTGTTCGTCAACGGGAGTGCGATCGGGTTCTACGGCGAGACGGGCGACCGGGTGGTGGACGAGTCGGCGCCGCCCGGGGAGGGATTCCTTCCCTCCGTGTGCGTGGCGTGGGAGGGGGCGGCGGAGCCGGCGCGGGAGGCGGGTGTCCGTACCGTCTTCGCTCGTACGGGGCTGGTGGTGGCCCGTGAGGGTGGGGCGTGGGGGAAGCTGTTTCCGCTCTTCAGGGCGGGGCTCGGGGGGCGGATGGGGGACGGCCGCCAGTACTGGAGCTACATCTCCCTGCATGACGAGGTGGCCGCGATCCGGCATCTCATCGACACGTCGTCGCTGTCCGGGCCGGTGAACCTCACTGCGCCGACGCCCCTCACCAACCGGGAGATCACCGAGGCGATGGGGCGCGTCCTGCACCGGCCCACCGTCTTCCCCACCCCGGCGCCCCTCCTGCGCCTCGCCCTCGGCGACATGTCCGGCGACATTCTGGGCAGCCAACGCGTCCACCCCACCCGCCTGCTGTCCTCCGGCTTCACCTTCGCCTTCCCGACGATCGAGGGGGCATTGCGAGCGGCCCTGCACTGA
- a CDS encoding MarP family serine protease gives MDLLDILLLLVILAYAASGYRRGLVAGCVSLAGFVGGAVIGVWVLPWMMDLVTAGTSAATVTAVLTVLVPAVVGHELAGRLALKLRRELDQGPLRVADGVGGAAANTVAVLLVAWVAASVLGASSSTLITQSIRNSALLGAVQTAMPDTTPTWFSRATSALTEAGFPQVFNPFENEPTAGVAKPSGDSVTAAATSAAKRSTVKIEGAAGNQGREGSGFAYAAQHVMTNAHVVAGIDNPTVRVGGVGRVYSARVVFFDPRKDVAVLYVPDLKVPLLRFDDSAKRGDSAVVAGYPQDGGLDLQAATVAGRINARGQNIYNSSMVTREIYSIRSTVRPGNSGGPLLTTDGRVYGVVFARSTSDDETGYVLTADEVAGDAQRAAASTTPVDTGDLITS, from the coding sequence GTGGACCTGCTCGACATCCTGCTGTTGCTGGTGATCCTTGCTTACGCGGCGTCCGGCTACCGGCGCGGGCTGGTCGCAGGCTGTGTCTCGCTGGCCGGGTTCGTGGGCGGCGCCGTCATCGGCGTATGGGTGCTGCCGTGGATGATGGACCTGGTGACAGCGGGGACGTCGGCGGCGACGGTGACGGCCGTGCTGACGGTGCTCGTGCCCGCCGTGGTGGGCCACGAGCTGGCGGGCCGACTGGCGCTGAAGCTGCGCCGCGAGCTGGACCAGGGGCCGCTGCGGGTGGCCGACGGGGTCGGCGGAGCGGCGGCGAACACGGTGGCGGTGCTGCTGGTGGCCTGGGTCGCCGCGAGCGTCCTGGGAGCCTCCTCGTCCACCCTCATCACCCAGTCGATCCGCAACTCCGCGCTGCTGGGTGCCGTACAGACGGCGATGCCGGACACCACGCCCACCTGGTTCTCGCGGGCCACCTCGGCGCTGACGGAGGCGGGCTTCCCACAGGTCTTCAACCCGTTCGAGAACGAGCCGACGGCGGGTGTCGCGAAGCCCTCCGGCGACAGCGTCACCGCGGCGGCGACGAGCGCCGCCAAGCGCAGCACGGTGAAGATCGAGGGCGCCGCGGGCAACCAGGGCCGTGAGGGCAGCGGGTTCGCGTACGCGGCGCAGCACGTGATGACCAACGCCCACGTGGTGGCGGGCATCGACAACCCGACCGTGCGGGTGGGCGGTGTGGGCCGTGTGTACTCGGCGCGGGTGGTGTTCTTCGACCCGCGCAAGGACGTCGCGGTCCTGTACGTGCCGGACCTCAAGGTCCCCCTCCTGCGTTTCGACGACAGCGCCAAGCGCGGCGACTCGGCGGTCGTCGCGGGCTATCCGCAGGACGGCGGTCTGGATCTCCAGGCGGCCACGGTCGCAGGCCGGATCAACGCGCGGGGCCAGAACATCTACAACTCGAGCATGGTCACCCGGGAGATCTACTCGATCCGCTCCACCGTCCGCCCCGGCAACTCCGGCGGCCCGCTCCTCACCACCGACGGCAGGGTGTACGGCGTCGTGTTCGCCCGCTCGACCTCGGACGACGAGACGGGTTACGTCCTGACGGCCGACGAGGTCGCGGGCGACGCCCAGCGCGCGGCGGCCTCGACGACACCGGTGGACACGGGCGACCTGATCACCTCGTAG
- a CDS encoding DUF4191 domain-containing protein has protein sequence MARKETAADAANPGRLKQIALTYKMTRKADSKIGLVLAAVGIVTFGVFLAIGLLIDHPYYLGILGLLLAFLATAIVFGRRAERAAFGQMEGQPGAAAAVLDNIGRGWTTTPAVAMNRSQDVVHRAVGKAGIVLVAEGNPNRVKSLLAAEKKKMARIVADVPVHDVLVGSGEGQVGLKKLRTTMLKFPRVLTGPQVTATNDRLRAMGDLMSNMPLPKGPMPKGMRMPRGGPKAR, from the coding sequence ATGGCGAGGAAGGAAACTGCAGCGGACGCTGCTAACCCCGGGCGACTCAAGCAGATCGCCCTGACCTACAAGATGACTCGCAAGGCCGACTCCAAGATCGGTCTTGTACTCGCGGCAGTCGGAATCGTCACCTTCGGTGTCTTCCTCGCGATCGGCCTCTTGATCGACCACCCGTACTACCTGGGCATTCTCGGCCTTCTGCTCGCCTTCCTCGCGACGGCGATCGTCTTCGGGCGCCGGGCCGAGCGAGCCGCGTTCGGACAGATGGAGGGCCAGCCCGGCGCAGCAGCGGCCGTGCTGGACAACATCGGCCGGGGCTGGACCACGACTCCGGCGGTGGCGATGAACCGCAGCCAGGACGTGGTGCACCGCGCGGTCGGCAAGGCCGGCATCGTGCTGGTGGCCGAGGGCAACCCGAACCGGGTGAAGAGCCTGCTGGCGGCCGAGAAGAAGAAGATGGCGCGGATCGTCGCCGATGTGCCCGTGCACGACGTGCTCGTGGGCTCCGGCGAGGGTCAGGTGGGGCTCAAGAAGCTCCGCACGACGATGCTGAAGTTCCCCCGCGTCCTGACCGGCCCGCAGGTGACGGCCACCAACGACCGGCTGCGCGCGATGGGCGACCTGATGAGCAACATGCCCCTTCCGAAGGGTCCGATGCCCAAGGGCATGCGGATGCCGCGCGGCGGACCGAAGGCCCGCTGA
- a CDS encoding SCO2195 family GlnR-regulated protein has translation MQAAPVRATAIPSFTDALRAVESLLMSSGQRTARRNAWTSVLEDRRRAKDRVEAQRVLESVATRS, from the coding sequence ATGCAGGCCGCGCCCGTACGCGCCACAGCCATCCCGTCGTTCACCGATGCACTCCGTGCCGTCGAGTCGCTGCTCATGAGCAGCGGTCAGCGCACCGCCCGCCGCAACGCCTGGACCTCCGTCCTGGAGGACCGCCGCCGCGCCAAGGACCGGGTCGAGGCGCAGCGCGTGCTGGAGTCCGTGGCGACGCGTTCATAG
- a CDS encoding regulator, translating into MTERPAQRTPNRQLAALIAEAGFSNAGLARRVDQLGLEHGLDLRYDKTSVTRWLRGQQPRGTTPALIAEVFTRRLGRRLTAQDLGLDACAPVYAGLEFAATPEEAVDIVSGLWRKDSGSHAELRKIAFTPAGLVVPSRDWLIGRADDRVSRGDPAATRIPAQGRPAVPRQRNQTERGPGQKVTGGDIAALRSVGELFRALDHAYGGGHARQALVRYLEHEAEPMLRGAYGEQTGRRLFAAAADLTRLAGWTSYDIAAHGLAQRYFVQALRLSQAAGDRAYGSYVLVTMSRQAVYLGHGREAVQLARVAQQGVGSSVPPVVQALLHSVEARGHGVLGEVRACTASLVRAERALESARPGDEAPHWARFFDEAQLADEFGHCHRDLQQYRAAAQHAERSLQLRAPGFARSRLFCRVVLASARLGLGELDQACQLGAEAAGQAVEMRSVRAVEYVRDFERRLEPYRDAAPVRGYRDRVAALG; encoded by the coding sequence ATGACGGAACGACCCGCGCAGCGCACTCCCAATCGCCAGCTCGCCGCGCTCATCGCAGAAGCGGGGTTCTCCAACGCAGGTCTCGCCCGTCGCGTGGACCAGCTCGGCCTCGAACACGGACTTGACCTGAGATATGACAAGACATCGGTGACGCGGTGGCTGCGCGGGCAGCAGCCCCGCGGCACCACACCCGCCCTCATCGCCGAGGTGTTCACACGGCGCCTCGGCCGCCGTCTCACCGCGCAGGACCTCGGGCTCGACGCCTGCGCACCCGTCTACGCGGGCCTGGAGTTCGCCGCGACCCCCGAGGAGGCCGTCGACATCGTCAGCGGGCTGTGGCGCAAGGACTCCGGCAGCCACGCCGAGCTCCGCAAGATCGCCTTCACCCCGGCGGGACTCGTCGTCCCCAGCCGCGACTGGCTGATCGGACGGGCCGACGACCGGGTGAGCCGCGGCGACCCGGCCGCCACGCGCATCCCCGCCCAGGGGCGCCCCGCGGTCCCCCGCCAGCGCAACCAGACCGAACGCGGCCCCGGCCAGAAGGTCACCGGCGGGGACATCGCCGCCCTGCGCTCGGTGGGCGAACTGTTCCGCGCCCTCGACCACGCCTACGGCGGCGGCCACGCCCGCCAGGCCCTGGTCCGCTACCTGGAGCACGAGGCCGAGCCCATGCTGCGCGGCGCGTACGGCGAGCAGACCGGGCGGCGCCTGTTCGCGGCCGCCGCCGACCTCACCCGCCTCGCCGGCTGGACCTCGTACGACATCGCCGCGCACGGGCTCGCGCAGCGTTACTTCGTGCAGGCGCTGCGGCTGTCGCAGGCGGCCGGCGACCGGGCGTACGGCTCGTACGTCCTGGTCACCATGAGCCGGCAGGCGGTCTACCTCGGCCACGGGCGCGAGGCCGTGCAGCTCGCCCGGGTCGCGCAGCAGGGCGTCGGCTCGTCCGTGCCGCCCGTCGTCCAGGCGCTGCTGCACTCCGTGGAGGCGCGCGGGCACGGCGTCCTCGGGGAGGTGCGGGCCTGCACGGCGTCGCTGGTGCGCGCCGAGCGAGCCCTCGAATCCGCCCGGCCGGGGGACGAGGCCCCGCACTGGGCGCGGTTCTTCGACGAGGCGCAGCTCGCCGACGAGTTCGGGCACTGCCACCGGGATCTGCAGCAGTACCGGGCCGCGGCGCAGCACGCCGAGCGCTCGCTGCAGTTGCGGGCGCCCGGCTTCGCGCGCAGCCGGCTGTTCTGCCGGGTGGTGCTCGCCTCGGCACGGCTCGGGCTCGGGGAGCTCGACCAGGCCTGCCAGTTGGGCGCCGAGGCCGCGGGGCAGGCGGTGGAGATGCGGTCGGTCCGGGCCGTCGAGTACGTACGGGACTTCGAGCGGCGGCTCGAACCGTACCGGGACGCGGCACCCGTACGGGGCTACCGGGATCGGGTGGCGGCCCTGGGCTGA
- the lipB gene encoding lipoyl(octanoyl) transferase LipB, producing MSELRFVRMGFGAEAVEYQEAWDEQRRVHAARFLDEVPDTCLLLEHPPVYTAGRRTADSERPLDGTPVVDVDRGGKITWHGPGQLVGYPIQKLPRPVDVVAHLRRLEDAMIRVCAEFGVETSRVEGRAGVWVLGDPVASRPSLGGLSLDFDPRLTDEEFDPRLNGPEYAPSNAGQRREDRKICAMGIRVAKGVTMHGFALNVNPDTSSFDKIIPCGIRDAGVTSLAYELGREVTIAEVLPVAEKHLRDVLENADLRPREVERASA from the coding sequence GTGAGTGAGTTGCGGTTCGTCCGCATGGGATTCGGTGCCGAGGCCGTGGAGTACCAAGAGGCCTGGGACGAGCAGCGCCGCGTGCATGCCGCCCGTTTCCTGGACGAGGTCCCCGACACCTGTCTGCTCCTGGAGCACCCGCCGGTCTACACGGCGGGCCGGCGTACGGCGGACAGCGAACGGCCCCTCGACGGCACGCCCGTGGTCGACGTGGACCGCGGCGGCAAGATCACCTGGCACGGGCCCGGGCAGCTCGTGGGCTACCCGATCCAGAAGCTGCCGCGCCCGGTGGACGTGGTGGCGCACCTGCGGCGGCTCGAAGACGCCATGATCCGGGTCTGCGCCGAGTTCGGCGTCGAGACCAGCCGGGTGGAGGGCCGGGCGGGCGTCTGGGTCCTGGGCGACCCCGTCGCCTCGCGCCCCTCCCTCGGCGGACTCTCCCTCGACTTCGACCCGCGGCTGACGGACGAGGAGTTCGACCCCCGTCTGAACGGGCCCGAGTACGCGCCCTCCAACGCCGGGCAGCGGCGCGAGGACCGGAAGATCTGCGCCATGGGGATCCGGGTCGCCAAGGGCGTCACGATGCACGGCTTCGCCCTGAACGTGAATCCGGACACATCCTCCTTCGACAAGATCATCCCGTGCGGGATCCGGGACGCGGGGGTGACGTCCCTTGCGTACGAGCTGGGGCGCGAGGTCACCATCGCCGAGGTTCTGCCGGTCGCCGAGAAGCACCTGCGCGACGTCCTGGAGAACGCGGACCTGCGCCCCCGCGAGGTCGAACGGGCCTCGGCCTGA